Proteins from a single region of Mustela erminea isolate mMusErm1 chromosome X, mMusErm1.Pri, whole genome shotgun sequence:
- the LOC116583267 gene encoding integrator complex subunit 6-like isoform X1 has translation MLSSELSGARGQEVMSDKAEESAVGPKSQVKRSGKSITPPPFKKRLSMPLLSVREDGEGSSQPGASAVSSEDDEPKGTATSVLEDVPDQLPIPVKINMEIKLQLKKEIRYFEGKYEKILKLLEGVQGPPEVHKKFAVYAMKEAAKFKREGLISHLEKVLEKIERDQFLNKGDGSPSF, from the exons ATGCTCAGCAGCGAGCTCTCAGGGGCCAGAGGCCAG GAAGTGATGAGTGATAAAGCAGAGGAGTCCGCCGTTGGGCCCAAAAGCCAAGTGAAACGTTCTGGAAAATCCATCACTCCGCCTCCATTTAAGAAAAGGCTGAGCATGCCGCTGCTGTCAGTGAGAGAGGACGGAGAGGGATCATCCCAGCCTGGGGCCTCAGCCGTGTCCTCGGAAGATG ATGAGCCCAAGGGCACAGCAACGTCTGTGTTGGAAGATGTGCCAGATCAACTGCCAATACCAGTgaaaatcaatatggaaataaAACTGCAATTGAAGAAGGAAATCCGATATTTTGAAGGAA aatatgaaaaaatcctcaaattGCTTGAGGGAGTGCAAGGACCTCCGGAAGTGCACAAAAAATTTGCTGTATATGCCATGAAGGAAGCGGCAAA atttaaaagaGAAGGCTTAATAAGTCACCTTGAGAAGGTACTAGAGAAAATAGAACGCGACCAGTTTCTCAACAAAGGTGATGGCTCCCCAAGCTTTTAA
- the LOC116583267 gene encoding integrator complex subunit 6-like isoform X2, whose product MSDKAEESAVGPKSQVKRSGKSITPPPFKKRLSMPLLSVREDGEGSSQPGASAVSSEDDEPKGTATSVLEDVPDQLPIPVKINMEIKLQLKKEIRYFEGKYEKILKLLEGVQGPPEVHKKFAVYAMKEAAKFKREGLISHLEKVLEKIERDQFLNKGDGSPSF is encoded by the exons ATGAGTGATAAAGCAGAGGAGTCCGCCGTTGGGCCCAAAAGCCAAGTGAAACGTTCTGGAAAATCCATCACTCCGCCTCCATTTAAGAAAAGGCTGAGCATGCCGCTGCTGTCAGTGAGAGAGGACGGAGAGGGATCATCCCAGCCTGGGGCCTCAGCCGTGTCCTCGGAAGATG ATGAGCCCAAGGGCACAGCAACGTCTGTGTTGGAAGATGTGCCAGATCAACTGCCAATACCAGTgaaaatcaatatggaaataaAACTGCAATTGAAGAAGGAAATCCGATATTTTGAAGGAA aatatgaaaaaatcctcaaattGCTTGAGGGAGTGCAAGGACCTCCGGAAGTGCACAAAAAATTTGCTGTATATGCCATGAAGGAAGCGGCAAA atttaaaagaGAAGGCTTAATAAGTCACCTTGAGAAGGTACTAGAGAAAATAGAACGCGACCAGTTTCTCAACAAAGGTGATGGCTCCCCAAGCTTTTAA